AACCTAAACTACATTTTCTAATCTAACGATTAATAGCTTCCAAAAATTAAATGAATCAACAATATTTAACTCCAATAGTTTTACGTTAACTATACAACAAACCATTCACAAACATAAATATAGTAAATTTCATGCTTACTATACTTATATGCAACATGCTGATCGCGATTGAATCAATTAATCAAGGGCTACTAAAAATTAGTAGTGCTCATACATATATGTTTTCAAAATAAATAACTGATATTTTTACATTAAAAAATCAAACTTTATAACTATATTTCATGATAATTGAATAAACCAGTTACAATTAGTCTACCCAACTTTATCAACTACAACCAAACCTAACTAATCACCCAATAATTATTACAATAATCTCAAAATTTTATTTTTTTCCTCCATGCTATTTATTTTTATAAAAATATAACTCAAGGCATTTTCATTTTAAAAAATAATTAATTATCTACTACCCTGATAGTTATCATACACTTGTCCTAGTCATTTAGATAATGTCATATCACCATGATATAATATTTACTTATCTGTTTTATTTAATTCTATATATCATATAAATAATGTAATAATTCAATTAAAATACACACTCATAAACTTATGATAAATATTATTTCCTAAAAAATTAATGTAATGATTATATTAAATCATAGTGTATTAAAACTAAAAAATAAAATTTATATAAAATTATCTAAATAATTAATACATAAAATATGTATTCAATTTCACTGAATGACTATTTACTTTATATAAATTATTTAATTAAAAAATAGTCTTCTTTTTGACATAAATCGTGCTATATGTTATGCTGTGAAATATGATATTAAACATAATATATATACATCCATTGAAGTTATAGAAATATACAGTTATTATGTTGTAATTTAGTGAAACAACCTGCACCTGAATGAATTTAACAAGTAACGTAAATGAAATTTAAGTTTTATATTTAATAGAAAAAATAATCACATTAGAAATGTGATATATAATAAAAACTAATTGCAAGTTTTAAGGTTCATCAATTTAATACAGTAATTATGATAAAATTTGAAACTGAACTAATTACCTCTGGAAGAGACAAGCAATATACATACGGCGCAGTTAATCCTATTATTCAACGAACATCTTCAGTAGTATTCGATTCTATTCAACACAAAAAACGAGCTATTAAAAATTATAACACAACTGATACATTATTCTACGGTAGATACGGTACTATTACCCATTTTTCTTTACGTCAATCTATGACTGAGTTAGAAAATGGCGTTGGTTGTATGCTATATCCATGTGGTACAGCAGCAATTACTCATGCAATACTTTCTTTTGTTAAGCCAGGAGACCATATATTAATGACAGGCTCAGCATATGAGCCAACTCAAAAATTCTGTCGACATGTTTTAAAAAAAATAAACGTGTATACCACTTGGTTTGATCCATTAATTGGAAGTGATATTTATAATTTCATTCGATACAACACCCGTTTAATTTTATTAGAATCGCCAGGATCAATAACTATGGAAGTACAGAATATCCCTGATATTGTTAAAACGGTGCGTGAAAAAAAATCAGATATAATCATATTATTAGACAATACTTGGTCAGCAGGAGTTTTTTTCAAGGCGCTAAATATGGGCGTTGATATTTCTTTGCAATCTGGTACTAAATATATTACAGGTCATTCTGACGCCATGATAGGAACTGCAGTTTCTAATGCACGTTGTTGGGATCAATTACAAGAACAATCTTATTTAATGGGTCAAATGGTTGATGCTGATACTGCTTATATGGCGTCACGTGGACTACGTACTTTATATGTTAGATTAAAGCAACATGAAGAAAATGGACTGCATGTTGCACATTGGTTAGCCAAACATCCAGCAGTAGAACGGGTAAATCACCCTGCTTTAGCTACATGTAAAGGACATGAATATTTCATAAGAGATTTTAGTGGATCCAGTGGATTATTTTCATTTATTCTGAAGAAACGTTTAAATAATTTACAATTATCTAGTTTTATTAATAATCTTAAGCATTTTAAACTTGCATACTCCTGGGGTGGATTTGAATCTTTGATTTTAATAAATCAAGTAGAAGAGCTCCGCTATATACGTCCAGCTGGGACGTTAGATTTCACAGGAACATTAATTCGAATACATATAGGATTAGAGCATCCTGATGATTTGATTCATGATTTATCAGATGGGTTTAATCGTATTAATTTATAATAACATGAATATATAAATATTTTGCTTTACGTTACCACAATAAACAGATAATAATAATCGTATAAAATGTAAATTTTCATGTTATTATATAGCCATATTGCATATATTATGTAGTGTTAACCAAAATAATAAACCAATACAACACAACAACTGACTTACTGTCCCACTTCTTTGTAAAAAAGTGTTACCTGCTTGCTGCCTGGCCTGCTGCTGTTAATAAAATTTGAAAGTTATTTTGTACAACGTGGTTTGAATGATCGAGTAACCTGTGTTTCAGATATAATTACTTCTTGATTTAACGCATCAATTTTTGTTTTCATAATTTCATAACAATATTC
This genomic interval from Candidatus Blochmannia sp. SNP contains the following:
- the metC gene encoding cystathionine beta-lyase, producing the protein MIKFETELITSGRDKQYTYGAVNPIIQRTSSVVFDSIQHKKRAIKNYNTTDTLFYGRYGTITHFSLRQSMTELENGVGCMLYPCGTAAITHAILSFVKPGDHILMTGSAYEPTQKFCRHVLKKINVYTTWFDPLIGSDIYNFIRYNTRLILLESPGSITMEVQNIPDIVKTVREKKSDIIILLDNTWSAGVFFKALNMGVDISLQSGTKYITGHSDAMIGTAVSNARCWDQLQEQSYLMGQMVDADTAYMASRGLRTLYVRLKQHEENGLHVAHWLAKHPAVERVNHPALATCKGHEYFIRDFSGSSGLFSFILKKRLNNLQLSSFINNLKHFKLAYSWGGFESLILINQVEELRYIRPAGTLDFTGTLIRIHIGLEHPDDLIHDLSDGFNRINL